In Quadrisphaera sp. RL12-1S, a single genomic region encodes these proteins:
- the folP gene encoding dihydropteroate synthase gives MRRTLVWGVVNTTPDSFSDGGLHLAAPAAVEHGLALVAQGADVVDVGGESTRPGATRPSEAEELARVLPVVSALADRGVVVSVDTMRAGVAAAALAAGASIVNDVSGGLADPAMADLVASSGATCVLGHWRGHSDTMNDLAVYDDVVAEVRAELGARLAAFEAAGARPGQLVADPGLGFAKRAEHDWALLAALPELVGAWGRVLVGASRKRFLGTLLADGASSDGTAGTAGAPVVPRPPDQRDDATAAVSALAAAAGAWGVRVHAVRPSADAVRVAARWAEAAA, from the coding sequence GTGCGCAGGACCCTGGTCTGGGGCGTGGTGAACACCACCCCGGACTCCTTCAGCGACGGCGGGCTGCACCTGGCGGCCCCCGCCGCCGTCGAGCACGGCCTGGCGCTGGTGGCCCAGGGCGCCGACGTCGTCGACGTCGGCGGCGAGTCGACCCGGCCGGGGGCCACCAGGCCCAGCGAGGCGGAGGAGCTGGCCCGGGTGCTGCCCGTGGTGAGCGCCCTGGCCGACCGGGGCGTGGTGGTCAGCGTGGACACCATGCGCGCCGGCGTGGCGGCTGCCGCGCTGGCGGCCGGCGCCAGCATCGTCAACGACGTCTCGGGCGGGCTCGCCGACCCCGCGATGGCCGACCTGGTGGCCTCCTCGGGCGCCACCTGCGTGCTGGGCCACTGGCGCGGCCACTCCGACACCATGAACGACCTCGCCGTCTACGACGACGTCGTGGCCGAGGTCCGCGCCGAGCTGGGCGCCCGCCTGGCGGCCTTCGAGGCGGCGGGCGCCCGGCCCGGCCAGCTGGTGGCCGACCCCGGGCTGGGCTTCGCCAAGCGCGCCGAGCACGACTGGGCGCTGCTGGCGGCCCTGCCGGAGCTGGTGGGCGCCTGGGGCCGGGTGCTCGTGGGCGCCTCGCGCAAGCGCTTCCTGGGGACGCTGCTCGCCGACGGCGCCAGCTCTGACGGCACCGCCGGCACTGCTGGCGCTCCGGTCGTCCCCCGGCCCCCGGACCAGCGCGACGACGCGACCGCGGCCGTCTCGGCGCTGGCCGCAGCGGCCGGCGCGTGGGGCGTCCGCGTGCACGCGGTGAGGCCCAGCGCCGACGCCGTGCGCGTGGCGGCCCGCTGGGCGGAGGCCGCGGCGTGA
- the folE gene encoding GTP cyclohydrolase I FolE → MAAPAPGAAAGPAGTGAAAPVGPVDLDRARAAVRELLLAIGEDPDREGLRSTPDRVARACTELFAGLRQDPAEVLATSFDIGHDEIVAVRDIPVSSVCEHHLLPFTGVAHVAYVPSADGRITGLSKLARLVDLYARRPQVQERLTTQVADALVEHLHARGVLVVVDCEHLCMSVRGVRTPGARTTTSAVRGGMRDAATRAEALSLVLGR, encoded by the coding sequence GTGGCGGCGCCCGCACCCGGCGCCGCCGCGGGGCCCGCCGGCACCGGCGCGGCGGCGCCTGTCGGCCCGGTCGACCTCGACCGGGCCCGCGCCGCCGTCCGGGAGCTGCTGCTGGCCATCGGCGAGGACCCCGACCGCGAGGGGCTGCGGTCCACGCCGGACCGGGTGGCCCGCGCCTGCACGGAGCTGTTCGCCGGTCTGCGGCAGGACCCTGCCGAGGTGCTGGCGACCTCCTTCGACATCGGCCACGACGAGATCGTGGCCGTCCGGGACATCCCCGTCTCCTCGGTGTGCGAGCACCACCTGCTGCCCTTCACCGGGGTCGCGCACGTGGCGTACGTGCCCAGCGCCGACGGGCGCATCACGGGGCTGTCCAAGCTGGCCCGCCTCGTGGACCTCTACGCCCGCCGGCCGCAGGTGCAGGAGCGCCTCACCACGCAGGTGGCCGACGCGCTGGTCGAGCACCTGCACGCGCGCGGGGTCCTCGTCGTGGTGGACTGCGAGCACCTGTGCATGAGCGTGCGGGGCGTGCGGACCCCCGGGGCCCGCACCACCACGTCGGCGGTGCGCGGCGGCATGCGCGACGCCGCCACCCGTGCCGAGGCGCTGAGCCTGGTGCTCGGCCGCTGA